The segment GGGGAACCTGCGGCTGGATCACCTCCTTTCTAAGGATTCTTAGAATATGGTGACACCGGGTGACCGGTATCACTGAATCTGTGAAAATGACTCTCCAAACAACTCAACAGAAAACAGGTTCCTCGGAACCACTTCATCACCAATGAATCTCGAATGACCCGCTCTGGAGCGTCGCCTGCCAGAGCGGGTTTTTTCGTGCGCGCATCGAATGTCCCGACGAAACGCAGAACAGACTGCTAGCCTGGTTCTGGCACCGAAGCTAAAGAAGCTTGCCCCCAAGCCCAGCGTCGACCACGAACCCAGCGTCGACTGCAAACTCATGGTCGACCGCAAATCGATGGGGCGAATGCAAAGAGCTGACGTTCCCAGGATCAAAAAGCACACGTCATAAAAACCCAACGGCGTTTTACAATCAATCCGGTCCAACCTCGTTGGGGGAATTCCAACACGCAACAGAAGGACATCACAAAGGAACCAAACGCTGCTGGCGTAAACGCCTGGTGCGGAATTGCGATGAAACAGCGGAAAATCGCGCCGAACACATTTCGCAGCCGGCCTTGACCTTACAGTTCTGCGACTAAGCGACAACCATGCCCATGCGATCGCCCACTCTCGCATAGAGCTCTCGGTTTGCTTTCGAGTTGCCAACTAGGTCGTCATCAAAACGCACTCGCCCGGACTCGAAAATAAGAATGGTCGACGATCCGCCAAATCGAAAGTAACCCTTCTCGTCACCTTTCGCGACTGGCAGGCTGGCCTGATACGTTTGGCAAATACTGCCAACACAAGTGGCCCCAATCTCCATCACCAAGACCGTGCCCATGTGTTCGGTTTGCAATTTGGTCAATGTGCGTTTGTTGGTTGCAAGTATTTGAACGTTTTGGCAAAGAGCGATTGGGTTAACCGAAAACAACGGCCCATTAATCAATCGTGCCGAACCGGGAACGCCTGCCGCGGGAAAATGAAATCGGTGATAATCAACCGGGCATAACCGCGACAGCAACAACCCGCCCGATGCGTACCGATCAGCCAAACTCTCGTCATCCAACAAAGTCGCCAAATCGAACATTTCGCCTTTGACGAAAAGCCCCTCGCACTTGGACAAATCCGGCACGCAAAGATGCCGTCCGTCAGCCGGGAAAACAACAGACGACTCGGACGAATCAATCGGGCGGGCCTGCGGCTTCAGTTTTCGAAAGAAGAACTCATTGAAGCTAGCGAACTGGTCGGGCGAGCGAACAAACTCGTTCGGGTCCAATCCATAGTCGCGAACAAACGGACCAATTTTCTGGCGAGATTTCTCACGATCCATGCGCCATCCGTACCAGCGCGAGAACCAAGCTCGCTTGACCGCCGAATGCAACGCAATTTTTCCGGGCAATGTCTCGTAGGTCCAACGCAAAAACGCATCGCCATAGACCTTTTCGACGCAGTCTTGGCCTGTGTAGCGGTCGTGAAAAACGATTTCTGCCATGGTGCCCTGCGAATAGCGATCAACAGCCGCTGTGGGTTCGTCGCCACGCAGCAAGAAACGCATCGTGCATCAAGAGACAGCGCAGCCAGCCGGCGATAGTGCAAAAGAAACGCAAAAACACAACACGTCAGCGTCCGACAAATCGGTCGCCAGGTAACTTGATGCGGCCGAGAGGACTCGAACCTCCACGGGATTAACTCCCACAAGGCCCTCAACCTTGCGCGTCTGCCAGTTTCGCCACGGCCGCAAATTGCGTGGTTGCTGTTACAGCAGTTGCAGAGTTTCTCAGATTGCATCAATTCGTCAACGCCCCAACCAAAGGACTTTTCTTGTTTCCCTGCAAAAGCCGTGAAGGGAACGAGCGAGAGATCTGTGTCCAAACCGATTCATGACGAATGCAACGTCTGGCGCGACAAGTCAGTCGCGATTGCCGAAACGTCGGCAGTATCAGATTAATCTCGTCCATATCGCCGACGCGGTTTGCCGAAAACTAAAATGGGGCGTTTGCGACAGATACAATCCTTTTCACGGGGGGAGGTCTTGCGAGCGCGACTTTGGGAAATGCAATCCTGGGGACGCACTTGGGGCTAGAAGTTCAATTCTTCACAACCTTCCATAGGCACCTCATGCTTACCAACCTACGCCCCATCCAAGTCCTGCTTGTCGAAGACACAGAGAACGACGCAATCTTCGTGACTCGACTGCTGGAGTGTAACCCAAGCCTGAATTTCTCGGTCAGGCGAGCCGACACACTCGAGGCTGCCATTTCGTTGATGGGGGCAGAAGATTTCGACGTCAGCTTGCTTGATCTGTCGTTGCCTGACGCTAAAGGTCTTGAATCATTCGACAAGATCCGCGCCATGGACGCTCGACTCCCTGTCGTCGTACTCACTGATTTAAATGACGAAGAACTGGCGTTGCTAGCGATCGAAAGCGGTGCCCAGGACTTCATGTCCAAAGATCACATCACAGGACAGATGCTGTACCGGTCCTTGATTTTCGCGATTGCCCGGCAACAAAAAGTATTGGGATTCCAGGCTGCTGCAGACACCGATCCGTTGACGGGAATGCCGAATCGCCGGCACTTAAAGACATGGTTCACCGAATCATTGGAATCGACCCGAATAAGCGGCACAGAGATGTCGATCGCGATCCTGGACCTCGATCATTTCAAACGGATCAACGACGAACATGGCCACTTCGTTGGTGACGCCGTTTTGAGGCACGTCGGAAAATTCTTGGCCGAGTCGATCGGTCCACGGATGTTGGCGGCGAGATTCGGAGGCGAAGAATTCGCCATTTTGATGCCGGGCTACCCACTTCCCATTGCCGTTTCGTTCATTGACCGCACTTTGCGGGAATTGGCTAGCGAGAAGGTCACCGCCGGCGATCTTGCGATTTCCGTTACATCAAGCGCGGGCGTCATCAATACTCCGCCTAACGATTGCTGGGACGCCGCTTACATGGCCTGCGACGTACTACTCTATGAAGCAAAAACATCGGGACGAAACCGCCTGGCATCCAAGGACCGCAGTAGAGAAACCGTTGGCTGCCTAAAACATGCGTAAACGCGATTTAGCTGATCGACGTTGACCTTGGGCGTGACTTTGTCGAGAATCAAACGGCTTTTGTTCTACTCGCCGTATTTTGCCTCGCTTTCCCCACCCAAGACATGTCCTCGACCGCCGCCGAGCTTGAGCTCGGCCAATATTGCCGTCAAACTGCCGAAACCGCTCGTACCGCGTCGTACGAACTGGCGTGCTTGGACACCACCGTCAAGAATCGTTGGCTAGAAGAGTCCGCCAATGCATTGGTTGCCCGAGCAAATGAAATCATTGCAGCCAACGAAATCGATTTAGCGGCGGCCCCTGGATACGGCTTGACCGACGCAGCGGTAGACCGATTGCGACTCGACGAGACACGAATTGCGGCCATTGCTGGTGCCCTTCGAGAAATTGCAGCGCTGCCGGATCCAATTGGCGAAATCATGGACGGGTTTACTCGGCCGGGCGGCCTGCAGATCCTGAAACGCCGCGTCCCGCTGGGCGTCGTTTTCTTTATTTACGAAAGTC is part of the Rubripirellula reticaptiva genome and harbors:
- a CDS encoding phosphatidylserine decarboxylase yields the protein MAEIVFHDRYTGQDCVEKVYGDAFLRWTYETLPGKIALHSAVKRAWFSRWYGWRMDREKSRQKIGPFVRDYGLDPNEFVRSPDQFASFNEFFFRKLKPQARPIDSSESSVVFPADGRHLCVPDLSKCEGLFVKGEMFDLATLLDDESLADRYASGGLLLSRLCPVDYHRFHFPAAGVPGSARLINGPLFSVNPIALCQNVQILATNKRTLTKLQTEHMGTVLVMEIGATCVGSICQTYQASLPVAKGDEKGYFRFGGSSTILIFESGRVRFDDDLVGNSKANRELYARVGDRMGMVVA
- a CDS encoding GGDEF domain-containing response regulator, whose translation is MLTNLRPIQVLLVEDTENDAIFVTRLLECNPSLNFSVRRADTLEAAISLMGAEDFDVSLLDLSLPDAKGLESFDKIRAMDARLPVVVLTDLNDEELALLAIESGAQDFMSKDHITGQMLYRSLIFAIARQQKVLGFQAAADTDPLTGMPNRRHLKTWFTESLESTRISGTEMSIAILDLDHFKRINDEHGHFVGDAVLRHVGKFLAESIGPRMLAARFGGEEFAILMPGYPLPIAVSFIDRTLRELASEKVTAGDLAISVTSSAGVINTPPNDCWDAAYMACDVLLYEAKTSGRNRLASKDRSRETVGCLKHA